A segment of the Thermomicrobiales bacterium genome:
GCCATTTTCACCGAACATCCCGAGCCGGACGTCGCCCTGGCGAATCTGCTGGAACGCTCTATTGCGTCTGGACAGATACGTCCGGTCAATGTTGGCCTCGCGTCACGGTTGCTCACCGCAATGCTGCTGGGTCTGTTCCACAACCACCATCAACACGTTCAGCCGCATCCCGGCGATGCTGAGCAGATGGTTGACCTGTTCCTTCTTGGTGTCCTGCCGCGAGAGTAGGCGAGCGCGGTAGCGCATGGCTCAGCAACTGCATCGTCGTTGCTGTCGCGAATGGAGACCGTGGTGAGCGCGCGCTTCTACAAGACCGCATATCGCTTCGGTTTCACCCCCTGGGAGCGACTCGAAACGCTGCCGGCGGCGCAGCAGGCGCTTGCCATGCTGGATCGTGTCGAGCGCGAGCGGCAGCCTCCCCACGGCGCGGCGCTGGATATCGGCAGCGGCACCGGCGTCTGGTCTGTGCAGCTGGCGCAGCGAGGCTGGCAGGTGACCGGGATCGAGCTTGTCGCACGCGGCGTGAAGGCGGCACAGCGTCGGGCGGCTGAGGTCGGTGTCGAGGCGCGCTTCATACAAGGCGACATAACCAAGTCATCAACCGAAGATCTCGGTCTTGGTCGTGGATATCGACTGATCCTCGATTTCGGGACAATCCACGGTCTTGACGCCGATGCGCGCGTTGCCGCTGCTCAGCTGATCGATGCCGTTGCTGCGCCCAACGCGACGATCCTGATGTACGCACTGTCGCCGCGCAGCCGTGGGATGTTGCCGGATGGCATGGATCGCCGTGAGATCGAGACGCTCTACCCAGCCTGGACGGTGGTAGAGGAGTTGGCGTTCGATACTGCCGGTTTGCCGGACTCGGCTCGCCGCGATGATCCGCACTGGTTCCGGCTCGATCGGCGGGGTTGAACGGACCGCACGAGAGCCGCGCGGCCCATTCGGATTGGGCTAGTGGAACAGCGTGATGCCGGTCACTTCGCGAACACGCTCCATCTTCGGTGTCGCGATTTCGCGTGCGCGCTCGGTGCCACGATCGAGGATACGCAGCAGCTCGCCCGGATCGGCAGCCAGCTCGGCCAGTCGCTGCTGGATCGGCTCCATGTGGCTGACGACGACATCAGCCAGATCCTTCTTGAACGTCCCGTAGCCGGCCCCGGCATAGCGCTCCTCCAGCGCCGCGATCGGCTCGTCGCTGAACTGCGAGTAGATCGTCAGCAGGTTGGTGATAGCGGGCTTGTCCTCGCGATAGACGATTTCCGAACCTGAGTCGGTCACAGCGCGCATGATCTTCTTGCGGATCTCGCTCGGTGTGTCCTGGAAGGCGATGTACGAGCCGGGCGCTCCCGACTTGCTCATCTTCCTGGTCGGATCGTCCAGGCTCATGATCCGGGCACCCTCAGCCTGAATATCCGCCTCGGGAATGACGAACGTCTCGCCGAACTTGGCATTGAAGCGCTCGGCAACGTCACGGGTCAGCTCCAGATGCTGGCGCTGATCCTCGCCGACCGGCACCGAGTTGGTGTCGTAGAGCAGGATGTCGGCGGCCATCAGCACCGGATAGAAGAACAGGCCGGCACCGGCGCGCTCGTCGCCGCGTCCCTTGTCCTTGAACTGCGTCATCCGATTCAGCTCGCCGAACATCGTCTGTGCTCGCCAGCACCCAGGTCAGCTCGGTGTGCTCCGGCACATCGCCTTGCGCAGGCTGGGATCGCCTTCTCCGGGTCGATGCCGCAGGCGATCAGGACGGCGGCCAGATCCAGCGTGCGCTGGCGCAGGTCCGGCGCGTCGTACACCTGGGTCATCGCGTGCAGGTTGACGATCGCGTGGATGCTCTGATGCTGATGCTGCTGAATGACCCAGCGCCGAATCGCGCCGAGATAGTTTCCAATTGTGACCGCGCCGCTGGGCTGAATGCCCGAGAAGACGCGCTTGCGGGTTGTGTCCTGCGCGGTCGCTGCCGGCCGCGGCTGTGTCTCAACTACCATGCTCGTGTGTGATCCTTCCGTCATCCGGCGTCGGCCCTCGCCGACGTGCAGCAGAACAACAAAAAGCCCTCGCCCCCAATCGGGACGAAGGCGTCTGGCGCGCTCCGCGGTACCACCCGGTTTGGCCCTCCCTTGCGGGCTGACCCACCTCTCGGATGCGGGACCCACATGTCCCGTCGATCCTGCTCCCTGCTAACGGGGGAGATACCGGCGCTGCCTACTGTTGGGGAACTCCCTGGTTCGGAGCGCAACTCCCGGAGCCATTCCGCGCCCGCGTGGACACCGACCTCTCACCAACCGTCGGCTCGCTGCGTCAGGACTGAGCGCGTACTTGTTCCGTTCACCGTCGTTCGGACGATTGACCTTTTCGGCCATCTTAGCAACCAGCCGGAACGTAGTCAATGTACGAAGGCTCTGTCGTAAGACAATGTTCACAATTCAATTCGGGTATTCCCAAATGTGGGTATCGTGCTACGATGCGCCCCGCTTGCATCGCGGAAGCGAGCATCGGCCAAACATCGTTGGGGGGACTATGCGCTACCGGTACATCCTGCTT
Coding sequences within it:
- a CDS encoding class I SAM-dependent methyltransferase, whose amino-acid sequence is MSARFYKTAYRFGFTPWERLETLPAAQQALAMLDRVERERQPPHGAALDIGSGTGVWSVQLAQRGWQVTGIELVARGVKAAQRRAAEVGVEARFIQGDITKSSTEDLGLGRGYRLILDFGTIHGLDADARVAAAQLIDAVAAPNATILMYALSPRSRGMLPDGMDRREIETLYPAWTVVEELAFDTAGLPDSARRDDPHWFRLDRRG